The following proteins are co-located in the Deinococcus misasensis DSM 22328 genome:
- a CDS encoding cation diffusion facilitator family transporter, with protein sequence MTPTRAALLSLMVGALVFALKYLAYHFTGSVALYSDALESIVNIVAAAAALIALRVAALPADPNHPYGHTKAEYFSAVLEGVLILFAAVTIFQEAYKGFLNPRELKDLNLGAIISLVASGLNGVLGTYLIRIGRAVRSPALTADGKHVMTDVVTSVGVLLGVLLAGMTGIQMLDPLLAMLVALNILWTGWQLMKESVGGLMDAAPRAELLEQVRNMVGQYGEGALEAHDLRARHAGRITFIEFHLVVPGSMTVQEAHSICDRIEEALKETLHEVEINIHVEPESKAKHHGIVVL encoded by the coding sequence ATGACGCCCACCCGAGCCGCCCTCCTCAGCCTGATGGTCGGGGCACTGGTTTTTGCCCTGAAATACCTGGCCTACCATTTCACCGGTTCGGTGGCCTTGTACTCTGATGCACTGGAAAGCATTGTGAACATTGTGGCTGCCGCCGCTGCCCTGATTGCCCTGCGTGTTGCGGCTTTGCCTGCCGACCCCAACCACCCTTATGGACACACCAAAGCAGAGTACTTCAGTGCTGTGCTGGAAGGGGTGTTGATCCTTTTTGCTGCAGTGACCATTTTTCAAGAAGCCTACAAGGGTTTCTTGAATCCCCGAGAACTCAAAGACCTCAATCTGGGGGCAATCATTTCTCTTGTGGCCTCCGGTCTGAACGGGGTGCTGGGCACCTACCTGATTCGCATTGGTCGTGCTGTGCGCTCTCCTGCCCTGACCGCCGATGGAAAACACGTCATGACCGATGTGGTGACTTCGGTGGGTGTGTTGCTGGGCGTGCTGCTTGCCGGAATGACGGGCATCCAAATGTTGGACCCCCTGCTGGCCATGCTGGTGGCCCTGAACATCCTCTGGACCGGATGGCAGCTCATGAAAGAAAGCGTGGGGGGCCTGATGGATGCTGCCCCCAGAGCCGAATTGCTGGAACAGGTGCGCAACATGGTGGGACAGTACGGCGAAGGGGCTCTGGAAGCCCACGACTTGCGGGCCAGACATGCCGGACGCATCACCTTCATTGAGTTTCATCTGGTGGTTCCGGGCAGCATGACCGTACAGGAAGCCCACTCCATCTGTGACCGCATTGAAGAGGCACTCAAAGAGACCCTCCATGAGGTGGAAATCAACATCCATGTGGAGCCCGAGAGCAAAGCCAAACACCACGGCATTGTGGTGCTTTAA